GAATCTGCAGAATATCCCTCTTACAAGACAATCTGAAAAGGTGTTGAAAATAACATATCTAGAGGCCAAGATTTTCAAAAGCCCCTTGATTGGAACTGAACATTTGCTTCTGTCAATTTTACGTGACGAAGACAATGTAGGCACCCAGATCCTGCATAAATTTAATGTTAACTACGAAGTCATTAAAGAAATGTTAGAATATCAATCATCAGGAACAAAACCCCATATGGGTCCGGAAACCGAAGACGGTGACGATGAAGCGAGAGGCGGCATGTTTGGCGGTGGAGGCGGAGGCGCAGCTTCCGGTAAAGAATCAAAAGGTGCAGAAAAGTCTCGTACTCCTGTGCTGGACAATTTCGGACGTGATCTTACGAAAATGGCTGAGGTTGGAAAACTTGATCCAATCGTTGGACGTGAAAAGGAAATTGAGCGTGTAGCACAAATTCTTAGCCGTCGTAAAAAGAATAACCCAATTCTTATTGGTGAGCCTGGTGTTGGTAAAACAGCCATCGCAGAAGGTCTTGCGCTAAGAATTGTTCAGAAAAAAGTTTCACGTGTTCTTTTCGGTAAAAGAGTTGTAACACTTGATCTTGCTTCTCTGGTAGCAGGAACAAAATACCGTGGTCAGTTTGAAGAAAGAATGAAAGCGGTAATGAATGAACTGGAAAAATCTCCGGATGTGATCCTTTTCATTGATGAGCTTCATACAATTGTTGGTGCCGGTGGTGCTTCAGGTTCTTTGGACGCCTCGAATATGTTCAAACCAGCGTTATCACGTGGAGAAATCCAGTGTATCGGTGCTACTACACTTGATGAGTATCGTCAATACATTGAAAAAGACGGAGCACTTGCGCGTCGTTTCCAGATGGTAATGGTTGATGCTACTTCAATCGAAGAAACTATTCAGATCCTTGAAAATATCAAGGACAAATATGAAGATCATCACCATGTAAGCTACACGCCGGAATCGATCAGCACTGCTGTGAAATTATCTGAGCGTTATATTACAGACCGTTTCCTTCCGGACAAAGCCATTGACGTTTTGGATGAAGTTGGTGCAAGAGTTCATATCAGCAACATCACTGTACCTGAGGATATTCTTCATCTGGAAGAACAGATTGAAAATATCAAACAGGAAAAAAACAGAGTTGTTAAAAGCCAGAAATACGAAGAAGCAGCTCAGTTACGTGATCGTGAAAAGAAATTGATCGATCAGCTTGACCGCGCTAAACTTGCCTGGGAAGAAGAAACCAAGCAAAAAAGATATACAGTTACTGAGCATAATGTTGCTGAGGTAGTTGCAATGATGACCGGAATTCCTGTGACTAACGTATCCATGGATGAAGGTAAGAAATTGCTTAATATGGCAGATGAGCTTAAATCAAAGGTAATTGGCCAGAACCCACCGATTGAAAAATTGGTAAAAGCAATTCAGCGTACACGTGTAGGTTTGAAAGATCCTAAGAAACCAATTGGTTCTTTTATCTTCCTTGGACCAACGGGTGTAGGTAAAACAGAATTAGCGAAAGTTCTTGCAACCTATTTGTTTGATAAAGACGATGCCCTTGTGCGTATCGACATGAGTGAGTACATGGAGAAATTCAGCGTATCTCGTTTGGTTGGAGCACCTCCGGGTTATGTTGGTTACGAAGAAGGTGGTCAGTTAACTGAAAAAATTCGTCGTAAACCATACAGCGTTGTCTTGCTTGATGAGATTGAAAAAGCACACCCTGATGTTTTCAACATCTTACTACAAGTGCTTGATGATGGAATTTTGACAGATGGTCTTGGCCGTCGTGTGGATTTCCGTAACACAATCATTATCATGACTTCGAACATTGGTGCGCGTGACTTGAAAGATTTTGGTTCTGGAATCGGTTTCTCTACAAAAGCGAAGGCTGATAACCAGGATGAAATAATGAAAGGCACCATTCAAAGTGCTCTTCGTAAAGCATTCTCTCCTGAGTTCCTTAACCGTTTGGATGATGTGATCGTGTTTAATTCACTTCAACGTGAAGATCTGCACCGTATCATCGATATCTCACTTGGCAAATTGTTCAGCCGCGTGAAAGGTTTGGGTTATGAAATTGAGCTTACTGTTCCTGCGAAAGATTTTCTTTCTGATAAAGGATATGATCCTCAGTATGGCGCCCGTCCTTTGAACAGAGCGATCCAGAAATATCTTGAAGATCCTGTTGCAGAAGAAATTCTTAAAGGTGATTTAAGAGAAGGAGATGTGTTGGTAGCGAATCACGTTGAGAATAGTGAAGAGCTGACAATATCCGTTAGAAAAAAAGAAGAAGAAGTAGCAAATTAGTTAACTGATTTTTGAGATAATTAATTGAAAATATAGAAGAGAGGCAGGTCTTTCAGATTTGCCTCTCTTTTTATGTATATGGTTGTATACTAATTTGTTATATTTTTGCAATTAAATTTAAGTAAGTAAAAAATCAGTTACTGCCTTTATATTTGCTATTTCTACTCATTGTTTAAAATGTTTATTCTTAATTTTGAGGCAGTATAAGTAGCTATAAATGATTAGAAAATCATTACTTTGCATAACCTCCAGATAAATTATGAATATTAAAGTAAAACCTAAACAGGACAAAGAATAATAACACATTATGGCTGTCAATTTACTGGAGTTAACCAAGGGATATATCACGAAAGAGGTTGGTCTTAAAATATCCGATTTGACCCAAGAAAGTACCAGCGACGTTCAGATCGCAATGCTGGGTGCTCTTCCAGGACTTATCGGTGGAATTATGAATAAAGCCTCAACAGTTGGCGGAGTTCACGAATTGATCGGGCTTATCAATCTTAATAATGAAGATTACGTTTTAAATGGTCTCGGATCCATTCTTGGAGACGAATCAAGGTCTAAGGAATTTATCTCTAACGGACTCTCCTTACTCCCCATTCTTCTGGATCTGGATTTAAAAACGGTTACCGACTCTATTTCTTCTTCAAGTGGAATAAAAAGTTATTCAGTATCTACTATACTGAGTATTTGTGCTCCGATTGTGCTTAGCGTGGTTGCCAAATATGCCAAAGTTAAAGGTGTAAAGTCGGTAGAACCTGTTAGATTGACCAGTCTTCTGGTTGAGCAAAAAGAGTTTATGGTTAAGTTTCTGCCAAAAGATCTTAATACTCTCTGGAATTTTAAAGAGCTTGAAGACCTTAATAAAAGTCTGATTCGGAATCCATTAAGTGAAAGTGAATTGGAGGGAAAACCTCTTTCCAGAGGGATGAAAATATTTTACTGGATTTTATTCCTTTTGATTCTTGGCGGGGCGTTTTATGGATATAAAAAATTGACCAAAGAAGAGGAAACGGTAGTGGTTGAAGATTTCCCCGTTGGTGCGGATAGTGTAGGGAATTCAAAAGGTACCTCGAAAAAGACTCTTGGACAATTTGTAACAAGACAACTTCCAAAAGATATCAGCCTGAATATTCCTGAAAACGGAATTGAAGCGAAACTGGCCAATTTTATAGCGGACAGTTCAGTGGTTGTCGATAAGGATATTTGGTTTGATTTCGACAGGGTGACGTTTGAACCTAGTGCGGCAAATCTGAGCCAGGAATCGATGGAGCAGATTGATAATATTGCCAAAATTTTAAGAGCATATCCAAACGTTAACATCAAAATCGGAGGTTATACGGATAATACGGGTGACGCGGCAACCAATTTAAGTTTATCCAAAAGCAGAGCGGATGCGGTTAGGCGTGGAATTGTCAATAAAGGCATCAAGGCCACTCGTATAAGTTCCGAAGGTTATGGAATCGAACACCCAGTTGCGGATAACAACACCGAGGAAGGAAGAGCGCAAAATCGAAGAATTGCTATAAACGTTACAAGGAAATAGATTTTTTCTTTATAAGCTGAGGTCAGATTATTATTAATTTGACCTCTTTTTTTATGCCCTTTAATGTGACTTGCGGATATTGGCAAAATCAATTTTAAAAAGAAGGAAAGAAGATTATGATTTGAATTATATTTAAGCTTTGTTAGATTAAATTTTAATATATGAAAATAAGTAACTGGCTTTCCGTTTTTAGTTTAGTCTTCATGATAACGATGAGCCAAGATATTTGTATTGCTCAAAAACTCCCGGCAGGGCCACAAGTACTAACATTCTTTTCTTCCGCTGATGACACCGAGCAACCTTATGGCCTTTACATTCCAAAGAATTACGATTCGGCCAAAAAATATCCATTGGTAATGATGTTGCACGGTGCAGGTTCCAATCACAGACTTGAATTAAGACGTGTTTTTGGGAAAAGTAATGTTGGTGACGAGACGGATGTTGAAGCGAGCCGGTATTTTCCGGAATGGGAAGACGTTGATTTTATTGTGGCGACACCTTTGGCAAGAGGAACTGCGGGATATCAGGGAATTCCGGAAATGGATGTATATGATGTTTTGGCTGATGTTAAAAAGCGTTTTAATATTGATGAAAACCGGACTTATCTAACCGGTTTGTCTATGGGTGGTGGGGGTACATTATGGATAGGTTTGACACGACCTGACATTTGGGCAGCCATTGCACCGGTTTGCGCAGCACCACCGGCCGGTACGATTGATCTGGCGGGGAATGCGAGCAATTTCCCGGTTCATTTTTTTCATGGAGACAAAGATCCCGTAGTACCCGTTGAAAGCAGCAGAAACTGGGTAGCCAAAATGCAGGATCTTGGTGTGGAAGTTACTTATAAGGAATTTGTTGACGTCAAACATGATAGCTGGGTGAATGCTTATGATGATGAATTTATTTTCAGCTGGTTCAATCAGGTAAGAAATCCTTTTCCTAATGAGGTGAAATTTTCAAGTAAGTTTTATAAATACAATAAAGCTTACTGGGTGCAGTTTGATAAAATGAAAAGTGGTCTTTTATCTGATATATCAGCAAGTTTTAAAAGATCGAATACATTGGAAATTAAGACCAAAAATCTTGATGGCTTTACGTTGAATCTGAAAGGTCACGCCAAGTTTATCAGCAATCAACCCGTTGCATTTACAATTGACGGAATTGCATTGAGCAGCAAAGTAGATAGCACTATTTCTTTCACTAAAAAAGGATCAGCCTGGGCGATTAATAAAGAATTTGTTACAAGTATTATCGAAAAGAGAAAAGGGGCGGAGGGGCCAATTTTTGATGCTTTTTCAAGTCGCCATGTTTATGTTTACGGGACTGCTGACAATCCTTCTGCGGAGGAATTGAAAAAGCGCTTGGATATAGCGAACGAAGCTGCGAACTGGTCGGTATATCGCGGTCCATTTTTGGGAAGAGTAATGTTTTTTCCACGGGTCCTTTCCGACAAAGAAGTGAGGGCAAGTGATTTTGAATCCAGCAATCTTATTCTGTTTGGAACCAAAGAAACAAATGCCATTATCAGTAAATATGCTGATAAATTACCTGTGCATCTCAATGCCGCTACGAAGGATTATGGTTTACTTTATATATTTCCTGTCGACAAACATTACGTGACCATAAGTTCTGGTTTGCCTTGGTGGACCGGTGTCGTGGACCAAGGATTACCTTTTGTTCCGGCTACACACAGAGATTTGCCTGAATTCAAGGATTTATTGTTTTTTAAAGATTCATCAAAAAATATAGTTACAGATGGTTATTTCACACAAGAATGGAAATTACCTGAATCACTGCTGACGCCTTTGACAAAATCCGGCGTTATAACACTTTCAAAATAGTACTTAGTTTTAATTTATCTTTTGTCTTCCACTACCATGGATTTTAACCAAAAAATTTCCCGGAAATCATTTCTGCGGACTGGTGCACTGGCACTTTCACTTCCTTTGATTTCGCAGCTGCCTTCTATGGCGAAGGCTTCGTCTAAAATTGGTTTGCAGCTTTATACTTTAAGAGATGCTTTGAGCAAGGATCTGGAAGGAACACTTAAAAAGGTTTCTGAAATCGGCTATAAAGAAGTTGAAACTTTTGGCTACTCGGATGGAAAATTCTTTGGTAAAACACCAAAAGAATTCAAGTCATTATTAAGCGGTCTTGGACTTAGCGCTGTTAGCGGTCACTATGGTGCAGGTATTGCAGCACCTGACAGAAAAGGGACATTATCAAATGACTGGAAACGTGCAGTTGATGATTCGGCAGAACTTGGTCAAAAATATATGATGTGCGCTTACCTGACTCCGGACGAGCGTAAATCAATCGATGATTACAAAAAGTATGCAGTTCTTTTCAATAAGTCTGGTGAAATCTGTAAAGCTGCCGGAATCCAGTTTGGTTATCATAACCATGATTTTGAATTCCAGAAACTGGATGGACAATTGCCATATGATATTATCACAAAAGATACCGATGCTTCTCTGGTAAAACTGGAACTGGATTTGTATTGGGCTGTAAGAGCTGGTTTAGATCCTGTGGAGCTATTCAAGCAGCACCCGGGACGTTTCCCGTTATGGCACGTAAAAGACATGGAAAAAGGGCCGGATAAGGCCTTTGCAGAAGTTGGAACGGGATCAATCTATTTTGCTAAAATCTTTGCAGCAAGAAAAACAGCTGGCCTGACCCATTTCTTCGTTGAGCAGGATGTTTGTAAAAGACCACCTCTGGAAGCAATTGCTATCAGTTATGGTAATCTTGTCAAAATGAAAGTTTAGTTTTTTAGGCTGAACAACATATCAAAAAGAAGACCCGGCCGCATAGCAACCGGGTCTTTCTAATTATACAGATAAAAATTTTTTAGTTGGCAAACTGTAATTTTAGTTCATTCAGGCGGCTTTTAAGTGATGCATCAATCTGACGGTCGTTTACACGAAGCAAATAACCACCAATTAGTGAAGGATCAACTTTTTCTTCCAATTCAACTGTTTTGCCAGTAGCTTCTGCCACAATTTTATTAAACTGTTTACGCAGCTCCTCAGTTAAAGGTGTTGTCGTAATCACAGTTGCTTTCTGAATACCGCGGTATTCATCATATGCATTTATGAATTCTTCGGCAATCGCATCAAGAATTGATTCCCGGTTTTTTCTTGTAATGATCTCAAAAATAGAATAAGAAACTGGGTTAACTCTTTCTAGAAAAAGCGCCTTTAAAATTGCCAGTTTCTTTTCGTGGCGTACTACCGGGCTTTTTAGCGCCAGCATCAACCCACGGTTTTGATGAGCAGTATCCAGGAACAGTTTCATATCCTGATAAACAACTTCAACAACATTTTTTTCTTTTGCCAGCTCGATAAGTGATTTAGCGTATCTGGCAGCAACTATACCTACTGACATAGGGAATCAATTAATTTTTGAATGAAATGGAAGTTACTTCTTCGGTAACGAATTAGTTCATGCGAGCTGATGACGCAAGATCTGAAATCAGTTTTTCCTGAGATTCTTTATCTTTCAATTCGCGGTGCAATACCTGCTCAGCGATTTCAAGAGAAAGAACAGCAACTTCTTTACGCATTTTGGCGATAGCAGCGTGTTGTTCGTTACGGATTGTGTCACGTGCACTTTCAATCATTTTCTGTCCTTCAACAACCGCTCTGTCTTTCGACTCAGCGATCATACGGTCAGAAGCTTCTTTTGCATCACGAAGAATACGGTCACGAACTGCGTTCGCTTCAATAATCAGTTTTTCGTTATCAGCTTTCAATTTAACCATTTCAGATTTGGTTCTTTCTGCAAGATCCAAAGCTCCCTGAATTTCGTTTTCACGATCTTTTAAGCCTTTAATGATTGGTTTCCATGCAAATTTGGCAAGAATGAAAACTACCAGTAAAAATACCACCAGCATCCAGAAAATAAGACCTGGGTTTGGAGTAAGCAATGACATAATATCTGAGTTTTGTGAGTTGTAAAATCTTTAAATGCGAAGTTCAGTTTATTTAACTTTTCCTTCCTTGCACTCTCTTTTTTGATAAAACCCGTGGAAGCCTATTGCTTCCACGGTAATTTTTTTTGCCAACTTCCAGGCCTAATGCGAAAGAAGATACAGCCGGGACCTGAATCCCAAATTCGTTACTAAAGCTTGAACGAGATAAGCAGACAGATAACCGCCGCGAACAACGCTACCGCTTCGATAAGAGCAGCAATGATAAGCATTGCAGTTTGGATAGCACCAGCAGCTTCTGGCTGACGAGCGATACCTTCCATTGCAGAACCACCAATTTTACCGATACCAAGACCAGCACCGATAGCAGCAAGACCAGCGCCGATAGCAGCACCGAAAACAGCTAGACCTGCACCACCTTGTTCTGTAGCCTGAAGCAAAATTTGAAGCAACATAATTGTGTTTGTTTTAAAATATAATTAATAAAAAAAGAGATTAAAAATCAATGTCCGTGATCGGCGTGGCCATGCTCTTCAATAGCACTTCCGATGTACATAGACGATAACAGGGTAAAAATAAATGCCTGGATAAACGCCACCATGATTTCGATGAAGTTAAGGAACAGGGCAAATAATGAGATCACCGGAGCAATGAACATGCTCTGGAAAATAAAGATCAATCCAAAAAGACTTAAAAGGATAATGTGACCAGCTGTCATGTTTGCAAAAAGACGAACCATAAGAGAGAACGGCTTCATGAACACACCTACAACCTCAACAGGAATCATGATAAGCAACAATGGAGCAGGAACGCCCGGAGGACTTACAAGGTGTTTGTAATAGTTTTTGTTTGCATTGATGTGAACAATAATGAAAGTGATCACAGCAAGTGTCATCGTGATGGCAATGTTTCCTGTAACGTTTGCTGCACCCGGAAGAAGACCTAGAATGTTATTGACAAGGATAAAGAAAAACAATGTCAAAAGGTATGGAAGGTATTTTTCGTAGTTAGGACCAACGTTTGGTTTAACAACATCGTCACGAATGAAAAGAATAACGATTTCCATTGCAGACTGGAATCCTTTCGGTGCTTTGCCTACATTACGTTGGTAAGCTTTACCAATGCTTGTAAAGATAAGAACCAGAATGATTGCGCTAAGCATCATGGAAGCTACGTTTTTCGTAATTGAAAAGTCATAGATCTTACGCTCGTGGTCAACAGGCTCAACCGTTTCAGAATCTCCGTGAACTAGATGATAACCATTGTATTCATGGTGCTCATTGTGGAAGTTGGAAGATGAGAATACTTCAATTCCGCGGTCAGCAGAATAAAGAATTACAGGAAGAGGAATAGCAACACCATGAGAGAATTCCCACTCGTGAGAGTCCGCAATGTGGTGCATGATCATCTGTCCGATGTTAAATTTCTCTTCGGACTCTTCCAGATTATGTTCTATTTCGTGCTCTTCTTTATTTACAGAATCAGCGATCGGATTCTGGTCAGCGTGACCCGATTCCTGAGCTTGCGTCGGAAGGTTAAAAAGGCAGGTTGCCGCTACTAGGGCAGTCGTTATAAAGAGTCTTAAAGGCGTATACATAAATGCTTGAAATACTATGCTTTGTCAATCGCGGCGCAAGTTACAATACAAACCATATATTTCAAAGCATGTATAAAATAAATACAGTGCAAAAAAGTTGAGAACAAATGTAAATGAATCAGTTAACCCTGAATATAAAAATATGGCTATAAAGATTATGCTCAGTATTAGCCGCCCGACGATGGTAGAAAGGTAAAAGGTTACAAATTTTTCGCGATTGTTTTTCAGACCGTATTCCATCAGTCTGTGAATAAGAAACGACAGCATGACAAAGAACGCCAGGATGTACCATATATTAGGATGTATCCAGGCAGCATTGACAAAACGCTGTACTAGAAATAATGCAATTGCTAAAATAACTGAGGCAATAATGCTTCGTAACATGTGAACTGAAAATGGTAAATTTAAATCCTGATATTTTGTAGACAAATGGTGACAAATAATCACTTCACCTTTGGCATACTGCGTATTAATAAGTATAAAGATGCAGCAATGGAATTGAGTGATAACACCAAAGTCCAGACCGGGGTTTTATTCATTTGCCACTGGTCAAGTTTATAACCTGCATAAGTGAAAACCAGAATGGTTCCTAGCATTTGCATGGCCATTCCTGAATATCTGATGAAGTTTGAAGGCGTTTTTCTGGAATTTCCCTTTGATAGGGAAGGTTTATTTTCTGGATTTTTCCATTCATTTTTATCTTCTTCCATGTGCTTTTTGTAGAATTTATAGGTAAAGTTGCTTCAAATTTTGCAAATGGCATTATCTTCGATACGTTATTAAGTAAAATACCGTTTTAGCTTTGCCAGGAAAAGATAAAATATCATCCATAAAGTCTTTATTTGTGACTCATACACTAGCCCGTTTTATTCAAACATTAGCGTTCTGTCTCCTGTTTGTATGTATACTGATCGGGTGCTCTCAATACAGTTCCCGACCGGCGGCTGTAAATTTTCATAATGTTGCTTCTCATTACAACGCGTACTTTATTGCCGAGCAGGATATGCTTGATGCGGAATTCGCTATGCGTGCCGCTTTCAAAGAGGATTACAACCAGCTTCTGCCAATTTTAATGCCTCTGGACTCAATCCTGGCACTTCCTGTGAAACCGCAATTGCTGGATGCCATCAAGAAAACTTCCATTGTTGCAGAAAAACATCAGAACAGCAAGTGGGTGGATAACAGCTATATCATTTTAGGAAAATCCCGACTATATCTGGGTCAGTGGGCCGATGGTTTGGAAGCATTACGTTACGTTTATGCCAACGGTAAAGATGAAAATGATAAAAATAATGCGCTTATCGTTCTGATGCGCGCATATATCAGTCGCAAGGATTATTCCAATGCACTTGGCGTTGCAGAATATCTGAGCCAGCAACCATTATCAAAAGCAGCTACCAAAGATTTTTATCTGACAAAAGCATATTTGCATCAGCAGAATGGAGAGTATCTGACTTCGGTTGCCATTTTGGAAGAAACATTTCCGTTGCTGAGTAAATCTATTGAAACGGCAAGATTGCATTTCGCAGCTGCGCAGATGTATGATCGTCTTGGGCAATTTGCTCTGGCAAACAAACATTACAAAAGTGTCAGCAAAAACCGGCCGGATTATGATCTTGGATTTTATTCTTCCATGAATTCATTACAAAACCAGGTTATTATCAATCCGAAAACCGATGTTTCTTCGGTAGGTTTTGACAAAATGCTCCGTGACAGAAAAAATAATGATCTGCGTGACCGGATTTATTTTACAATGGGACTTCTTGCTGAGCATAGAAAACAGTTGCCGGAAGCAGTAAAATATTTACAAAAATCAGCTTCGTTGGCATCAGGGAAAAATAATGTTCAGAAAGCTTATACCTATTTACAGCTTGCCCGGATCCATTATGATGCGCTTGAAAGATATGAACTGGCAAAAGCTTATTATGACAGTGCCTTAATTATTCTACCAAAAGACGCCCAGGAATATCGTGTTGTATCAGACCGCAAACTCGCTTTGGATAATTTTGTCACACAGCTTACCATTGTTAAAATGGAAGACAGTTTGCAGATTCTTTCTCATATGAATCCCAAAGCGCTGGATGACAAAATCGACAATATTATTGAGGAACAGGAAAAGGCGAGGATTGAAGACGAAAAACGCCTGAAAGCCGCCCAACTTGCTGCAAATAACCAGATCAATTTAAATTCGGGAACATCCATAAGCAGCAGCACGGATCGTCGGTGGGAACTCTATGATCCTGCTTTAATTAACCAGGGGAAAATCGAGTTCCGCAGACTTTGGGGAAATCGTGTGCTTGAAGATGACTGGCGCAGAAGTACAAAACAATTAACTTCTGTGGCTGCAAGGGGAAATAATTCGGCTGACAGTGCGTCAAATGGCAGAGGACTTCCGGCGGTAGCAGCAGAACCTGTGATGGCAAAAGGAACTGCGATTTGGCAGGCAAGACATGACAATCTTAAAAAGAATATTCCGTTGACAGATTCAAGTTTTGCAGTTTCTCAAAAAAGAAAAGAAGATGCTTTATATAATCTCGGAAAAATCTACCGCTTCGATTTAAAAGAACCGGATCGCGCCGTTGTAACATTTAACAGGGTTTTGACAGAATATCCAAAGACGCAATACAGGGAAGAGATTTATTATCTGATGTATCTGACACTTCCGGAAAATGATCAGAATCGGGTTGCCTGGAAAGATAAGCTTACCTCGGAATTCCCCAATTCAACCTATGCAAGACTGGTTAATAAGTCGGTCGGAACCGGAGCCGATGATAAAAACAGAAATAATCCTGTGAAGGCTTACGAAAGTGCTTATCAATTGTATGCGAACGGAAATTACACCAAGGCACTTGAAGATATCGAAGCTGATTTGCCCGCATATAAAGGAAGTATGCTGGAAGATAAATTTGCACTACTCAGAGTATTTTTAGTGGGGAAAGTCAGAGGACGGGAGGCCTATCTGCAAGCTATTAACGAATTTGTTCGTTTATATCCCGGCAGCATTTATTTGCCACGACTTAAAGAAATGCAGGAATCTCGCGAAATTTCGGTTGGAAAGAGATAATTCATGGAAATTGTATCTTTGTTGACTTGATTGATCCGTTTAAATACGATTCACAAATAAATTATCCCCACTTATGATTGAATTGCAGCCAGGAAAATATCGTCGCAGCATTGTCCGCCTTTGGAAATATGCAGCAATTGGCCTGGGTCTTTTTTTATTTTACATTTTCTCCGTCAGCGTAAATTTATTATGGCTTTTCGGTGGAATGCCAGACCTTAAAACGCTCGAAAATCCTAAAAGTGAACTTGCTTCCGAACTGATTTCGGAAGACGGAAAATCTCTGGGAAAATATTTCTTTGAAAACCGCACGCCGATTGAATTT
The nucleotide sequence above comes from Dyadobacter subterraneus. Encoded proteins:
- the atpF gene encoding F0F1 ATP synthase subunit B; this encodes MSLLTPNPGLIFWMLVVFLLVVFILAKFAWKPIIKGLKDRENEIQGALDLAERTKSEMVKLKADNEKLIIEANAVRDRILRDAKEASDRMIAESKDRAVVEGQKMIESARDTIRNEQHAAIAKMRKEVAVLSLEIAEQVLHRELKDKESQEKLISDLASSARMN
- a CDS encoding ATP-dependent Clp protease ATP-binding subunit: MEAKFSNRVKEVISLSREEALRLGHDYIGAEHLLLGMIREGDGVAIGLLKKLGVSLDDVRQTIEQATKGAATNNVKNLQNIPLTRQSEKVLKITYLEAKIFKSPLIGTEHLLLSILRDEDNVGTQILHKFNVNYEVIKEMLEYQSSGTKPHMGPETEDGDDEARGGMFGGGGGGAASGKESKGAEKSRTPVLDNFGRDLTKMAEVGKLDPIVGREKEIERVAQILSRRKKNNPILIGEPGVGKTAIAEGLALRIVQKKVSRVLFGKRVVTLDLASLVAGTKYRGQFEERMKAVMNELEKSPDVILFIDELHTIVGAGGASGSLDASNMFKPALSRGEIQCIGATTLDEYRQYIEKDGALARRFQMVMVDATSIEETIQILENIKDKYEDHHHVSYTPESISTAVKLSERYITDRFLPDKAIDVLDEVGARVHISNITVPEDILHLEEQIENIKQEKNRVVKSQKYEEAAQLRDREKKLIDQLDRAKLAWEEETKQKRYTVTEHNVAEVVAMMTGIPVTNVSMDEGKKLLNMADELKSKVIGQNPPIEKLVKAIQRTRVGLKDPKKPIGSFIFLGPTGVGKTELAKVLATYLFDKDDALVRIDMSEYMEKFSVSRLVGAPPGYVGYEEGGQLTEKIRRKPYSVVLLDEIEKAHPDVFNILLQVLDDGILTDGLGRRVDFRNTIIIMTSNIGARDLKDFGSGIGFSTKAKADNQDEIMKGTIQSALRKAFSPEFLNRLDDVIVFNSLQREDLHRIIDISLGKLFSRVKGLGYEIELTVPAKDFLSDKGYDPQYGARPLNRAIQKYLEDPVAEEILKGDLREGDVLVANHVENSEELTISVRKKEEEVAN
- the atpH gene encoding ATP synthase F1 subunit delta produces the protein MSVGIVAARYAKSLIELAKEKNVVEVVYQDMKLFLDTAHQNRGLMLALKSPVVRHEKKLAILKALFLERVNPVSYSIFEIITRKNRESILDAIAEEFINAYDEYRGIQKATVITTTPLTEELRKQFNKIVAEATGKTVELEEKVDPSLIGGYLLRVNDRQIDASLKSRLNELKLQFAN
- a CDS encoding OmpA family protein — encoded protein: MAVNLLELTKGYITKEVGLKISDLTQESTSDVQIAMLGALPGLIGGIMNKASTVGGVHELIGLINLNNEDYVLNGLGSILGDESRSKEFISNGLSLLPILLDLDLKTVTDSISSSSGIKSYSVSTILSICAPIVLSVVAKYAKVKGVKSVEPVRLTSLLVEQKEFMVKFLPKDLNTLWNFKELEDLNKSLIRNPLSESELEGKPLSRGMKIFYWILFLLILGGAFYGYKKLTKEEETVVVEDFPVGADSVGNSKGTSKKTLGQFVTRQLPKDISLNIPENGIEAKLANFIADSSVVVDKDIWFDFDRVTFEPSAANLSQESMEQIDNIAKILRAYPNVNIKIGGYTDNTGDAATNLSLSKSRADAVRRGIVNKGIKATRISSEGYGIEHPVADNNTEEGRAQNRRIAINVTRK
- a CDS encoding sugar phosphate isomerase/epimerase family protein, with translation MDFNQKISRKSFLRTGALALSLPLISQLPSMAKASSKIGLQLYTLRDALSKDLEGTLKKVSEIGYKEVETFGYSDGKFFGKTPKEFKSLLSGLGLSAVSGHYGAGIAAPDRKGTLSNDWKRAVDDSAELGQKYMMCAYLTPDERKSIDDYKKYAVLFNKSGEICKAAGIQFGYHNHDFEFQKLDGQLPYDIITKDTDASLVKLELDLYWAVRAGLDPVELFKQHPGRFPLWHVKDMEKGPDKAFAEVGTGSIYFAKIFAARKTAGLTHFFVEQDVCKRPPLEAIAISYGNLVKMKV
- the atpE gene encoding ATP synthase F0 subunit C, with product MLLQILLQATEQGGAGLAVFGAAIGAGLAAIGAGLGIGKIGGSAMEGIARQPEAAGAIQTAMLIIAALIEAVALFAAVICLLISFKL
- a CDS encoding alpha/beta hydrolase-fold protein, whose amino-acid sequence is MKISNWLSVFSLVFMITMSQDICIAQKLPAGPQVLTFFSSADDTEQPYGLYIPKNYDSAKKYPLVMMLHGAGSNHRLELRRVFGKSNVGDETDVEASRYFPEWEDVDFIVATPLARGTAGYQGIPEMDVYDVLADVKKRFNIDENRTYLTGLSMGGGGTLWIGLTRPDIWAAIAPVCAAPPAGTIDLAGNASNFPVHFFHGDKDPVVPVESSRNWVAKMQDLGVEVTYKEFVDVKHDSWVNAYDDEFIFSWFNQVRNPFPNEVKFSSKFYKYNKAYWVQFDKMKSGLLSDISASFKRSNTLEIKTKNLDGFTLNLKGHAKFISNQPVAFTIDGIALSSKVDSTISFTKKGSAWAINKEFVTSIIEKRKGAEGPIFDAFSSRHVYVYGTADNPSAEELKKRLDIANEAANWSVYRGPFLGRVMFFPRVLSDKEVRASDFESSNLILFGTKETNAIISKYADKLPVHLNAATKDYGLLYIFPVDKHYVTISSGLPWWTGVVDQGLPFVPATHRDLPEFKDLLFFKDSSKNIVTDGYFTQEWKLPESLLTPLTKSGVITLSK